A single region of the Brachypodium distachyon strain Bd21 chromosome 3, Brachypodium_distachyon_v3.0, whole genome shotgun sequence genome encodes:
- the LOC100837890 gene encoding peroxidase P7, whose product MAAMRRVLVAAVALATASLLVPAAVAQLSPSFYGASCTSLESIVRSGMVSAVQSEPRMGASILRLFFHDCFVNGCDASVLLDDSSTLTGEKNAGPNANSLRGYEVIDAIKSRVEAACPGTVSCADILAVAARDGVNLLGGPTWAVPLGRRDARTTTQQAANANLPSPSSAIGTLISSFASKGLDSQDLVALSGGHTIGAARCASFRSRVYNDSNILAGFAQRRRQVCPAQGPNGDGNLAPLDAFSSVKFDNGYFRNLQGRFGLLHSDQELFNGGPVDSIVQRYARDGGAFAGDFVNAMIKMGNISPLTGANGEIRANCRKPN is encoded by the exons ATGGCAGCGATGAGGAGAGTGTTGGTGGCCGCAGTAGCGCTGGCCACGGCCTCGCTGctcgtccccgccgccgtggctCAGCTCTCGCCGTCGTTCTACGGCGCCAGCTGCACGAGCCTGGAGTCCATCGTGCGGTCGGGGATGGTTTCCGCTGTCCAGAGCGAGCCCCGGATGGGCGCCTCCATACtccgcctcttcttccacgactgcttcgtCAAC GGCTGCGACGCGTCGGTGCTGCTGGACGACTCGTCGACGCTGACGGGGGAGAAGAACGCCGGGCCGAACGCCAACTCGCTGCGCGGCTACGAGGTGATCGACGCCATCAAGTCCCGGGTCGAGGCAGCCTGCCCCGGCACcgtctcctgcgccgacatcctcgccgtcgccgcccgcgaCGGCGTCAACCTG CTAGGTGGGCCGACTTGGGCGGTGCCGCTGGGCcggcgcgacgcgcggacgaCGACGCAGCAGGCCGCGAACGCCAACCTACCCTCGCCGTCATCGGCAATCGGCACGCTCATCTCGTCGTTCGCGTCCAAGGGGCTCGACAGCCAGGACCTGGTGGCGCTGTCGGGCGGGCACACGATCGGCGCGGCCCGGTGCGCGAGCTTCCGTTCCCGCGTGTACAACGACAGCAACATCCTGGCCGGGTtcgcgcagcggcggcggcaggtgtGCCCGGCCCAGGGGCCCAACGGCGACGGCAACCTGGCCCCGCTGGACGCCTTCAGCTCCGTCAAGTTCGACAACGGCTACTTCCGCAACCTGCAGGGCCGCTTCGGCCTGCTCCACTCCGACCAGGAGCTCTTCAACGGCGGGCCCGTCGACTCCATCGTGCAGCGGTACGCGCGCGACGGGGGCGCCTTCGCGGGCGACTTCGTCAACGCCATGATCAAGATGGGCAACATCAGCCCGCTCACGGGAGCCAACGGCGAGATCCGGGCCAACTGCAGGAAACCCAACTAA
- the LOC100829809 gene encoding thermospermine synthase ACAULIS5 isoform X1, translated as MVGAVQEGIVREMNGFDTNGYDKAAAAKQQQKGDHEEINKWFEEEINDDLKFCFALNSILHQGTSKFQEIALVDTKHFGKALIIDGKMQSSEVDEFIYHESLIHPPLLFHHNPKTVFIMGGGEGSAAREALRHRTVESVVMCDIDEEVVGFCRAYLSVNRDAFASDKLCLVINDARAELEKSREKFDVIVGDLADPVEGGPCYQLYTKSFYELVVKPKLHDRGIFVTQAGPAGVLTHKEVFSSIYNTLRHVFKHVKAYTAHVPSFADTWGWVMASDHPFTLTAQQIDERIKDRIHGELEYLSGDFLISSTTLNKSVRLSLLNETHVYTEDDARFVHGHGIDGALYLTETTGTRAEQ; from the exons ATGGTTGGTGCTGTGCAGGAAGGTATAGTTCGCGAGATGAACGGGTTTGACACGAATGGGTACGACAAGGCGGCCGCggcaaagcagcagcagaagggAGATCACGAGGAGATCAACAAGTGGTTCGAGGAGGAAATCAACGACGACCTCAAGTTCTGCTTCGCCTTGAACAG TATTCTGCACCAAGGGACAAGCAAGTTCCAGGAGATTGCTCTTGTTGACACGAAGCATTTTGGGAAG GCTTTGATAATCGACGGGAAGATGCAGAGCTCGGAGGTGGATGAgttcatctaccacgagtCACTGATACACCCGCCGCTTCTCTTCCACCACAA CCCAAAGACGGTGTTCATCATGGGGGGCGGCGAGGGCTCAGCGGCGAGGGAAGCGCTGAGGCACAGGACCGTGGAGAGTGTGGTCATGTGCGACATCGATGAG GAGGTGGTGGGCTTCTGCCGCGCGTACCTGAGCGTGAACCGGGACGCCTTCGCCAGCGATAAGCTCTGCCTCGTCATCAACGACGCCAG GGCTGAGCTGGAGAAGAGCCGGGAGAAGTTCGACGTGATAGTGGGAGACCTTGCGGATCCTGTGGAGGGAGGCCCCTGCTACCAGCTCTACACCAAGTCCTTTTACGAGCTCGTTGTCAAGCCCAAGCTCCACGACCGCGGCATTTTCGTCACGCAG GCTGGACCAGCCGGCGTTCTGACGCACAAGGAGGTCTTCTCGTCCATCTACAACACCCTTAGGCATGTCTTCAAGC ATGTCAAAGCCTACACTGCTCATGTGCCATCGTTTGCTGACACTTGGGGCTGGGTCATG GCCTCAGATCATCCGTTCACCCTGACTGCCCAGCAGATCGACGAGAGGATCAAGGACAGGATCCACGGGGAGCTGGAGTACCTGAGCGGGGACTTCCTGATATCTTCCACCACTCTGAACAAGAGTGTCCGCCTCTC GCTGTTGAATGAGACGCACGTGTACACGGAGGACGATGCGAGGTTCGTCCACGGACACGGGATCGACGGCGCCTTGTACTTGACTGAAACCACCGGGACACGAGCAGAGCAATGA
- the LOC100829809 gene encoding thermospermine synthase ACAULIS5 isoform X2 — MVGAVQEGIVREMNGFDTNGYDKAAAAKQQQKGDHEEINKWFEEEINDDLKFCFALNSILHQGTSKFQEIALVDTKHFGKALIIDGKMQSSEVDEFIYHESLIHPPLLFHHNPKTVFIMGGGEGSAAREALRHRTVESVVMCDIDEEVVGFCRAYLSVNRDAFASDKLCLVINDARAELEKSREKFDVIVGDLADPVEGGPCYQLYTKSFYELVVKPKLHDRGIFVTQAGPAGVLTHKEVFSSIYNTLRHVFKHVKAYTAHVPSFADTWGWVMASDHPFTLTAQQIDERIKDRIHGELEYLSGDFLISSTTLNKSVRLSSAVE, encoded by the exons ATGGTTGGTGCTGTGCAGGAAGGTATAGTTCGCGAGATGAACGGGTTTGACACGAATGGGTACGACAAGGCGGCCGCggcaaagcagcagcagaagggAGATCACGAGGAGATCAACAAGTGGTTCGAGGAGGAAATCAACGACGACCTCAAGTTCTGCTTCGCCTTGAACAG TATTCTGCACCAAGGGACAAGCAAGTTCCAGGAGATTGCTCTTGTTGACACGAAGCATTTTGGGAAG GCTTTGATAATCGACGGGAAGATGCAGAGCTCGGAGGTGGATGAgttcatctaccacgagtCACTGATACACCCGCCGCTTCTCTTCCACCACAA CCCAAAGACGGTGTTCATCATGGGGGGCGGCGAGGGCTCAGCGGCGAGGGAAGCGCTGAGGCACAGGACCGTGGAGAGTGTGGTCATGTGCGACATCGATGAG GAGGTGGTGGGCTTCTGCCGCGCGTACCTGAGCGTGAACCGGGACGCCTTCGCCAGCGATAAGCTCTGCCTCGTCATCAACGACGCCAG GGCTGAGCTGGAGAAGAGCCGGGAGAAGTTCGACGTGATAGTGGGAGACCTTGCGGATCCTGTGGAGGGAGGCCCCTGCTACCAGCTCTACACCAAGTCCTTTTACGAGCTCGTTGTCAAGCCCAAGCTCCACGACCGCGGCATTTTCGTCACGCAG GCTGGACCAGCCGGCGTTCTGACGCACAAGGAGGTCTTCTCGTCCATCTACAACACCCTTAGGCATGTCTTCAAGC ATGTCAAAGCCTACACTGCTCATGTGCCATCGTTTGCTGACACTTGGGGCTGGGTCATG GCCTCAGATCATCCGTTCACCCTGACTGCCCAGCAGATCGACGAGAGGATCAAGGACAGGATCCACGGGGAGCTGGAGTACCTGAGCGGGGACTTCCTGATATCTTCCACCACTCTGAACAAGAGTGTCCGCCTCTCGTCG GCTGTTGAATGA
- the LOC100829502 gene encoding peroxidase P7 translates to MRPRPDLLLASAAVIAVALHALAGGSAAQLSAGFYSASCPTVHGVVRQVMSQAVMNDTRSGAAILRLFFHDCFVNGCDASLLLDDTATTPGEKGAGPNAGGSTFGFDVVDSIKTQVEAACPGVVSCADILAIAARDSVNLLGGPSWAVPLGRRDATAPNPSGAATDLPGPDSDLAALVAAFAAKGLTSRDLAALSGAHTVGMARCAHFRTHVYCDDNVSPAFASQQRQACPASGGDASLAPLDALSPNQFDNGYYRSLMSGAGLLRSDQELFNNGAVDSLVRLYGSNANAFSADFAASMITLGNISPLTGSTGEIRLDCRKVNS, encoded by the exons ATGAGGCCGAGACCCGACCTCCTcctggcgtcggcggcggtaaTCGCGGTTGCTCTGCACGCGCTGGCCGGCGGATCCGCCGCGCAGCTCTCGGCGGGGTTCTACTCCGCGAGCTGCCCCACCGTGCACGGCGTCGTGCGGCAGGTCATGTCCCAGGCCGTCATGAACGACACgcgcagcggcgccgccatcctccgcctcttcttccacgactgcttcgtCAAC GGCTGCGACGCGTCGCTGCTTCTGGACGACACGGCCACGACGCCGGGGGAGAAGGGCGCCGGCCCGAACGCCGGCGGGTCGACCTTCGGCTTCGACGTGGTCGACAGCATCAAGACGCAGGTCGAGGCCGCCTGCCCCGGCGtcgtctcctgcgccgacatCCTCGCCATCGCCGCGCGCGACAGCGTCAACCTG CTGGGCGGGCCGAGCTGGGCCGTGCCGCTGGGCCGGCGGGACGcgacggccccgaacccgtcGGGCGCGGCGACGGACCTGCCGGGCCCGGACTCGGACCTGGCCGcgctcgtggcggccttcGCCGCCAAGGGCCTGACGTCGCGCGACCTGGCGGCGCTCTCGGGCGCGCACACGGTCGGCATGGCCCGCTGCGCGCACTTTCGGACGCACGTCTACTGCGACGACAACGTGAGCCCGGCGTTCGCGTcgcagcagcggcaggcgTGCCCggcctccggcggcgacgccagCCTCGCGCCGCTCGACGCGCTCAGCCCCAACCAGTTCGACAACGGGTACTACCGGAGCCTCATGTCCGGCGCCGGCCTGCTGCGGTCCGACCAGGAGCTCTTCAACAACGGGGCCGTCGACTCCTTGGTGCGCCTGTACGGCTCCAACGCCAACGCCTTCTCCGCCGACTTCGCCGCGTCCATGATCACGCTCGGCAACATCAGCCCGTTGACCGGGTCCAccggggagatcaggctcgACTGCAGGAAAGTGAATTCGTGA
- the LOC100840634 gene encoding peroxidase P7, whose translation MAAFVISSARISTLAVALLVATTISCRGAGVAAATLSNKYYDKTCPGLQPIVRSAMAQAVAADPRTGASVLRLFFHDCFVNGCDGSVLLDDAPPGFTGEKGAGPNLGSARGFEAVDAAKAQAEAACNATVSCADVLALAARDAVGLLGGPAWAVKLGRKDSRTASQAAANANLPGPGSGLSSLLASFAAKGLSARDMTALSGAHTVGRARCLTFRARVNGGDAGVNATFAARIRQGCPATNGVGDSSLAPLDGETPDAFDNGYFRGLLQQRGLLHSDQELFSGGGGSQDSLVRKYAGNAGMFASDFARAMVKMGGLEPAAGTPLEVRINCRKPN comes from the coding sequence ATGGCCGCCTTCGTCATTTCTTCGGCGAGGATCTCCACGCTCGCGGTTGCTCTCCTCGTCGCCACCACGATCTCCTGCCGAGGCGCCGGAGTCGCGGCGGCCACACTGTCGAACAAGTACTACGACAAGACGTGCCCGGGGCTGCAGCCCATCGTGCGGTCGGCGATGGCGCAGGCGGTGGCCGCGGATCCCCGCACGGGCGCCTCCGTgctccggctcttcttccacgactgcttcgtCAACGGCTGCGACGGCTCCGTGCTCCTGGACGACGCGCCGCCGGGGTTCACGGGCGAGAAGGGCGCCGGGCCGAACCTGGGCTCCGCGCGGGGCTTCGAGGCCGTGGACGCGGCCAAGGCGCAGGCCGAGGCGGCCTGCAACGCCACCGTGTCCTGCGCGGACGTGCTCGCGCTGGCAGCCCGCGACGCCGTGGGCCTGCTCGGCGGGCCGGCGTGGGCCGTCAAGCTGGGCCGGAAGGACTCGCGCACCGCGAGCCAGGCCGCGGCCAACGCCAACCTTCCCGGGCCTGGGTCCGGCCTATCCTCGCTGCTGGCCTCGTTCGCGGCCAAGGGGCTGTCGGCGCGGGACATGACGGCGCTGTCCGGCGCGCACACGGTGGGGCGCGCGCGGTGCCTGACGTTCCGGGCCCGCGTCAACGGCGGGGACGCCGGCGTCAATGCCACCTTCGCGGCGCGGATCCGGCAGGGATGCCCGGCGACCAACGGCGTTGGGGACAGCAGCCTGGCGCCGCTGGACGGGGAGACGCCGGACGCGTTCGACAACGGGTACTTCCGGGGTCTCCTGCAGCAGCGCGGGCTGCTGCACTCGGACCAGGAGCTcttcagcggcggcggcgggtcgcAGGACTCGCTGGTGCGCAAGTACGCCGGCAACGCGGGCATGTTCGCGAGCGACTTCGCCAGGGCGATGGTTAAGATGGGCGGCCTTGAGCCCGCGGCCGGGACGCCGCTGGAAGTCAGGATCAACTGTCGGAAGCCCAACTAG
- the LOC100843065 gene encoding peroxidase 70: MACRSTWHCLLALFLLFSAAYGQLSPTFYARSCPTLQLIVRATMIKALLAERRMGASLLRLHFHDCFVQGCDASILLDDVGSFVGEKTAGPNVRSVRGYEVIDEIKANVELLCPGVVSCADIVALAARDGTLLLGGPTWQVPLGRRDSTTASFAEANSDLPAPTSSLNALIAAFAKKNLSARDMTALSGAHTIGFSQCQNFRGHIYNDTNIDPAFATLRKRSCPAAAPNGDGNLAPFDVQTQLAFDNAYYGNLLVRRGLLHSDQELFNGASQDALVRQYSANPALFNSDFAAAMIQMGKFRPLTGTAGQIRRNCKVVNS, translated from the exons ATGGCTTGCAGGAGTACGTGGCATTGTTTGCtcgccctcttcctcctcttctccgccGCGTATGGGCAGCTCTCGCCGACGTTCTACGCCAGGAGCTGCCCGACACTGCAGCTCATCGTGCGCGCCACCATGATCAAGGCGCTCCTCGCCGAGCGCCGCATGGGGGCCTCCCTCCTAAGGCTCCACTTCCATGACTGCTTCGTTCAA GGCTGCGACGCATCCATTCTTCTGGACGACGTGGGGAGCTTCGTGGGCGAGAAGACTGCCGGCCCTAACGTGAGATCGGTACGCGGCTACGAGGTCATCGACGAGATCAAGGCGAACGTGGAGCTCCTCTGCCCCGGCGtcgtctcctgcgccgacatCGTCGCCCTCGCCGCAAGGGACGGCACCCTTCTG CTCGGCGGGCCCACGTGGCAGGTGCCGCTCGGCCGGCGCGACTCAACGACGGCGAGCTTCGCCGAGGCCAACTCGGACCTCCCGGCGCCGACATCGAGCCTCAACGCTCTCATCGCGGCGTTCGCCAAGAAGAACCTGAGCGCGCGGGACATGACGGCGCTCTCGGGCGCGCACACCATCGGCTTCTCGCAGTGCCAGAACTTCCGCGGCCACATCTACAACGACACAAACATCGACCCGGCGTTCGCCACGCTCCGGAAGCGCAGCtgccccgccgcggcgccaAACGGCGACGGCAACCTGGCCCCCTTCGACGTGCAGACGCAGCTCGCCTTCGACAACGCCTACTACGGCAACCTGCTCGTCAGGCGCGGGCTCCTGCACTCGGACCAGGAACTCTTCAACGGCGCCTCCCAGGACGCGCTCGTCAGGCAGTACAGCGCCAACCCGGCGCTCTTCAACTCCGACTTCGCCGCGGCCATGATACAGATGGGGAAATTCAGGCCGCTCACCGGGACGGCCGGACAGATCAGGCGCAACTGCAAGGTCGTCAACAGCTGA